In Terriglobus aquaticus, the genomic window CAGTGAGACCGGATCGCGGTAGAGCTTCGCGGTCGGATTGGTCAGCAGGGTCACGGCGGTCGACTGGTTCAGGTTGCCGCGCACAGGATCGCCCTTCGTATTCAGGCCGTGCGTGCCGGTCTCGGTCACGTTCTCCCACTGGTAGGCATAGAACGGCACGCCCAGCAGCAGTTTGTGCGCGGGCACGCCGGCGTTCAGGTAGCCATCGATGGTGGTGCCCACGGTCTCTTCGTTCAGGTTCGCCGACCGTAACGGTGCGTTGAAGCCGGTTGTGTGGCTCCACGGACCCTGGTAGTCGTAGGTCATCACGTTGATCTGGTCCAGCGGAACCGAAGCGCGGCGCCAGTCAACGGCGGTGATGTTTTTCGTCGCGGCGCCAGACGCGATCGACAGCGTCAGGTGCGGCCGCAGGGCGTCCATCTGCTTGCGAAACTCCTGCATCAGCGCGATGAAATCTTCCGCGTGGTTCTCGTCGGGATACTCCCAGTCCACGTCGATTCCGTCGAACAGGTTCGGCGCATCAAGGCCGGGAGCGACGTGGCCCTGCAGAAACATGCTGACGCACGAACGCACGAAATTGACGCGGTTCTCAGGCTTGGCGGCGTCCTCAAACAGTGAGCGCTTGCCCATGATGCTGATCACCACGCGCAGTCGCGGGTAGCGGGCGCGCAGCAACTGGAGTTGATGGAAGTTGCCGCGTAGCACGGTACCGGGCGGCGGTCCCGTCGGGTCGGCCACGCCGTCAATGCTGTCGGCGGCCTGAAATGCGAGATTGATGTCCGCCTGCGGATCCGCAACCACGCATGCGTTGTCGCGAACGTTGGCCTGCGCGTAATTGATCTGCGTGAGTGTTTTCACCGCGCCGCGCGTGATCAGGTCCTTCGGGACGTAGCGGCGGTTGTACACGCCCCACTGCGGAAAGTAGCCAACTACCTGGTGCGTGGTCGAGGTGGGCTTGAGTGAGATCGCGCGTGCCGTCTGCGCCGGCGTGTGCACCGCAGAGCAGAGGGATAGCGTGGCAGAAAGCAGTGCCGCAGAGGCGAATCGTCGCAACGTCATTCGGATGATTAGACGCATAGAGGTCTGCGCACAATGCAGATTTGTCCTGCATTCCGCACGGAGAGGCGGCAAAGTGCGCAGTCCTGAAGCAAATGGCCGGGCCTTTGCGATGTGGTGAGAGTGGTGGAGCGGCCCTCGACCCAGGCTTTACCATTCACAGCATATGAACAGGCGAGAGTTCTTGGAGCGCTGCAGTGCGGCGGGGCTGGGGTCGACGTTGCTGCCGGGCGTGGTGCTGGGCATGCAGGCAAGTGGCGCTGCGGGCGATACGCCAAAGCTGCCGCCCATCACTGTGGAAACGCTGGAAGCGGCGGCAACGGTGGCCGGCATTATGCTCACCGAGGATCAGCGCAAAATGATGCTGGAAGGTGTGCGCGGCAACCGCGAGGGGCTGGAAGCGATCCGCGCCATGCACCTGCCGAACTCGGTCGCGCCCGCGGTGGTCTTCGATCCGCTGCCGTTTGGATACAAGGTGCATCGTGGACCAGTACCCGCGGATGGCGCTGACGATGCTGGCCGGATCTGGGTCTTTCCCGAACCAGACATCAGCGGCCTCGTCGGAAACGAAAAGCGGCTTGCCTTCGCTACCGTGGCCCAGCTCGCGTTCTTGCTCGCGAAGCGAAAGATCACCTCGACCGAGCTAACGAAGCTCTACATCTCGCGCCTGAAGCGCTACGACCCGAAGCTGCACTTCGTCATCACGGTGCTGGAAGATCGCGCGCTGGCGCAGGCCGCGCAGGCCGATCGCGAGATTGCGGCAGGTAAGAGTCGCGGGCTGCTACACGGCATCCCGTGGGGCGCGAAAGACCTGCTGGCGGTGAAGGGCTACCCCACAACGTGGGGCGCAGCCGGCTTCGAGCAGCAGCACTTCGACGAGGACGCCGAAGTCGTCAAGCGACTGGACGCCGCCGGCGCCGTGCTCGTCGCTAAGCTGAGTCTCGGCGCACTCGCGCAGGGCGATCTGTGGTTCGGCGGCCGTACGCGCAATCCGTGGAACCCAAAGCAGGGCAGCAGTGGCTCGAGCGCAGGATCCGCAAGTGCGGTGAGCGCGGGATGCGTGGCCTTCGCCATCGGGTCAGAGACGCTGGGCTCCATCAGTTCGCCATGCACGCGCTGCGGCGTGACAGGGCTGCGGCCCACCTTTGGCTTTGTGCCGCGCACGGGTGCCATGGCGCTGAGCTGGTCGATGGACAAGTTGGGACCAATCACGCGAAGTGTGGAGGACGCGGCGCTGATCATGCAGGTGATCCACGGGCCGGATGGTCGCGATAAAGCATGCCGCGATGCCGCGTTCGATCTTGCCCCGGTAGACCTGAAGTCGCTGCGCGTCGGATACCTGGAGAGCTCCTTCGCCGTGCCGAAGCTGCAGCCGCCCGCGCCAGACGCGGCGAAGCCCGAGGCCGAGGCGCTAAGCCCGGAAGCTCGCGCGAAGCAGCAACAGCAGCGCGATGCCTCGCTGGCCAGGCGCGTGTACGACAACCGCTACGACCGCGCCGCGCTGGAAGCGTTGCGCGGCATGGGCGTGAACCTCATCCCGGTCAAGCTGCCGGAGTTTCCGTACGGCTCCGTTACGCCCGTGCTGAGCGTGGAGGCCGCGGCGGCCTTTGACGAGCTGACCCGCAGCGGTCGCGACAAGCTGCTGAACGGGCAGGAACCGTACGACTGGCCCAACACCTTCCGCGTGGCGCGCATGTTCAGCGGCGTGGATTACGTGCAGGCCATGCGCGCGCGCAGTGTGCTCATCGAGAAGATGGCGGAGATGTTCCGCGACGTGGACGTGATTGTCACCCCCAGCGGCGGGGCGCAGTTACCCGCGACCAATCTCAGCGGGCATCCGGCGGTCATCGTGCCAAACGGGTTGCGCGGAGCCGATGCTCCCGCGGTGTCGGATGCGGCGGAGGGCGCGCAGGGCAACGTGGGCGGCCCGGGAACTCCGGTCAGCCTCACCTTCCTGGGCCGTTTGTACGACGACGCCCGGCTCCTGGCTTTTGCGGCGGAGTACCAGCGCCGGACCGGATTCCACCTGCGCCATCCGGAACTCTGAGCAGCGGAAAGAGGCGTCAAGCCTTGCCACCAAACGGCAGCGGCGGCATCTTTAGAGGTATGACAATTTCGGGTCGTGTGCTTCTGTCTGCCGTTCTGCTGTCCTCGCTTGGTTTGGCTGCGCCGCCCGCGCCCGCCGTGGCGCAGATGGCACCGCCCATGGTCCGGGCGCACATCTATGACGACAACGCTGACGCGCGCAAAGATATTGCCGCAGCGGTCGCGCAAGCACGTCGCGAGCACAAGCGCGTCATCGTGGACTTCGGCGGAGACTGGTGCGGCGATTGCCAGGTGCTCGACATCTACTTCCACCAGCCGCAGAACCAGGCGCTGCTGCAGAAGTACTTCGTGCTGGTGCACGCCTCGGTCGGCCACATCGACAAGAATCTCGACATCCCGATCGGCTACGGCGTGAACATCAAGAAGGGCGTGCCGGCGTTAGCCGTGCTCGACAGCCGCGGCAAGGTGGTTTACGCGCAGGCGACCGGCGAGTTTGAGAACATGCGCAACATGAACTCCAGCTCGGTAACGGAGTTCCTGAACAAGTGGAAGGCGTAGACAGCGCGACGGAGCGTCCCGCCACGGCTACTGCCGCTGCGTCCAGCGGTGCTGTTGCCGGTGGCGGTGCGCCTGTTCGGAACGCGGAGATCGACTGCGTTCCTGCGGGATCGGTTGCAGCGGCGCATGAGAGTGCGCTACACCACTACTTCGGCCGCGGCAGCATGCGGCACCACGCGCAACTGGCGCGGGAGTTCGGCGAAGGCGGCCTGCGCTTCACGGACAAGGTGAGGATGGCCTACTGGAATGCCTTCCAGCACGACTGCCTGAACACGGCCAAGGCAACGGCGTACTCAGCCATCTTCGCGCTGTTTCCCGCGCTGATCGTCCTGGCGGCGCTGGTCACGTTTCTGCCTTACGCGGCGCCGCTGCGCTACCAGTTGGCTCTGTTCTTCGATCGCGTTTTGCCCAGCACGCTGGCGCCCCTGCTGGAGCATTATTTCATCTCCTCGAAAAGTTCGCCGCAGTCGGCCAGCGTAGTGCTGGGAACGGTCGTGGTCAG contains:
- a CDS encoding glycoside hydrolase family 18 protein, producing the protein MTLRRFASAALLSATLSLCSAVHTPAQTARAISLKPTSTTHQVVGYFPQWGVYNRRYVPKDLITRGAVKTLTQINYAQANVRDNACVVADPQADINLAFQAADSIDGVADPTGPPPGTVLRGNFHQLQLLRARYPRLRVVISIMGKRSLFEDAAKPENRVNFVRSCVSMFLQGHVAPGLDAPNLFDGIDVDWEYPDENHAEDFIALMQEFRKQMDALRPHLTLSIASGAATKNITAVDWRRASVPLDQINVMTYDYQGPWSHTTGFNAPLRSANLNEETVGTTIDGYLNAGVPAHKLLLGVPFYAYQWENVTETGTHGLNTKGDPVRGNLNQSTAVTLLTNPTAKLYRDPVSLSPWVYDGNNFLTFDDPASLQAKTAYADEKHLGGVMIWELSGDTTEGILLRALGQTGQPAPHDVSAGSK
- a CDS encoding amidase, with the protein product MERCSAAGLGSTLLPGVVLGMQASGAAGDTPKLPPITVETLEAAATVAGIMLTEDQRKMMLEGVRGNREGLEAIRAMHLPNSVAPAVVFDPLPFGYKVHRGPVPADGADDAGRIWVFPEPDISGLVGNEKRLAFATVAQLAFLLAKRKITSTELTKLYISRLKRYDPKLHFVITVLEDRALAQAAQADREIAAGKSRGLLHGIPWGAKDLLAVKGYPTTWGAAGFEQQHFDEDAEVVKRLDAAGAVLVAKLSLGALAQGDLWFGGRTRNPWNPKQGSSGSSAGSASAVSAGCVAFAIGSETLGSISSPCTRCGVTGLRPTFGFVPRTGAMALSWSMDKLGPITRSVEDAALIMQVIHGPDGRDKACRDAAFDLAPVDLKSLRVGYLESSFAVPKLQPPAPDAAKPEAEALSPEARAKQQQQRDASLARRVYDNRYDRAALEALRGMGVNLIPVKLPEFPYGSVTPVLSVEAAAAFDELTRSGRDKLLNGQEPYDWPNTFRVARMFSGVDYVQAMRARSVLIEKMAEMFRDVDVIVTPSGGAQLPATNLSGHPAVIVPNGLRGADAPAVSDAAEGAQGNVGGPGTPVSLTFLGRLYDDARLLAFAAEYQRRTGFHLRHPEL
- a CDS encoding thioredoxin family protein, whose product is MTISGRVLLSAVLLSSLGLAAPPAPAVAQMAPPMVRAHIYDDNADARKDIAAAVAQARREHKRVIVDFGGDWCGDCQVLDIYFHQPQNQALLQKYFVLVHASVGHIDKNLDIPIGYGVNIKKGVPALAVLDSRGKVVYAQATGEFENMRNMNSSSVTEFLNKWKA